The region GGAAGATTACTGGCGTTTTGAGGAAGGATGCATGGTGAAGCAAGGGAATAACGAGGAACCACGGCGGGATGCGTTTTTTAATTATTTGCTTGTGGCGAATATTGTTTTGCTGCTGATTGTGGGGGGTCTTGTGTTTGGGGCAGTTAAGACGGTGTATTTTTAGGGAAAAGGTGGTAACAATGACAATGTACAACCCGGATGAATGCATTGCAAATTCCGATAAGGGAACTATTTGAGAAAGAGAAATTTGTGCATATGGATTGTGAAGATGAGGAGCAGACTGTCAGCGCCAATAAAACCATGTCGCTGGCGAAACAACGGATACTGCGCATCTACATGGAGTTAAATATATCTATTGTGCGAATCATTGCATATCCCCTCACGGTGAGTAACAGGTAACGAACAATGAAGAAATACATGGAGAAGAATTATGCCGCAAGATGCAACAACATACGATTGAACAAAATCGCTACGCGATGGCCTGCCAAGGCTGTGGCGCAGTTTTTACGTTCCTCTAAATAAAAAGCAGTGGAAAAATCTTCCGCAATACGGTATTGTTAAGTTACCACACAAAACAACCAAATACGGAAACCTCCACTGCCTATGAATACAATAGCATTTTTTGGTGTCTTCCGCAAGCGGAATTATGATGCCAATGCCCCTCCTGACAGGCAGCTGCCACGATCAACGCTGCTTATTTCAGGAGGTTTTATTATGTACGATGATATTTTTGAATCTATCCGCTATGAAGCGGAAAAACGGAACCTGCGGGAAAGTACCATAAACTTGTACTGTGCCAATGTCAATTACTTTCTCCGCTGTATTGGGAAAACCGCCTCTGAGCTTACACTTGACGATGCGGAAAGTTTCCTCTCTGCCAAACGTTTGGAAGGCAGGTCTCCCGAAACTCACAACCACTATCGGTCGTAAGCGTCAAATAAGATGGTGGATAGAAAAATAACCACTAACCCTCTATACTAAAAGGGCAGTGGTTATCGGCAACGTTCCTGTACCATGGGATCCCATGGCAGATAGTCATCCAGATATTCCGGATTTTCGAGAAATCTACTCCCCGGCATATCTGCCAGGATATACTTGATGTATTTCATTGCATCCAGGCCGTTGGCTTTGGCTGTTTCTACCAGGGTGTAGATTCCCGCACTTGCGGCAGCACCCTTCGGACTTCCGGCAAACAGCCAGTTCTTCCGGCCGATCACAAAGGGGCGGATACAGTTCTCCGCAAGGGAATTGCTGATGGAGCAGTTTCCATCCCCAAGATAGTTGAAGAACTCCTGCCGGTTGTTCAGGGCATACTGGAAAGCGGTATGGAGCTTCGACTTTGGCAATTCCCCGGCAGAGCTTATCTCTGCCCACGACCAGAAAGCCTCGAGAAGCGGCTTCTCGCGGTCAAGTCGTTCTTTTTTCTTTTGTTCCGGGGGAAGGCCGTCCAGTTCCTTTTCTATCTCAAACAGTTTATTCAGACGAATGACTGCTTCCGCAGGTTTTGAGGCTTCCGGGCCATGGATGTCTTTTGGCAGCGCGTCCACAAAAGCGCGGCGCAGATGTGTGTAACACAGACATCTCGTAACCCCTTTCACCCCATTATACCCGGAATAAGCATCCGTATGGATATATCCGGTATAGCCTTTTAAAAATGTTTCCGGATATTTCCCACCCCTCCCCGGCTGGTACTCAAAATACCGGACCGGCCGTTTGCTGTCCCTGGTGCTGCAGTACACCCACATATAGGAATCCGAAGTGTTCTTCCTCCCTGGTTCCTTCAGCACCTGCACATGGGTCTCGTCGATATGCAGATATCCCTGCTTTAGAAGTTCCCGTCTGAGATGGGAGACCACATGGGAAAGCCAGTCCCGGCAGACGGCCAGGAGCCAGTTTGACATCGTTGCCCTGCTTAAAGACAGCCCCATGGCTTCCCATTCCTTTTCCTGACGGTATAAGGGGATGCCCAGTTCAAACTTCTGATGGACAAGCCATGCGATCGTGGAAGCAGATGCAAGGGAGTGCATGACCGGAGGATGGGGCACCGGGGATTTCTCCATATAAGGCGTCCCGTTTTTGCGGCATGCCCTGCATTCATAGGTTTCCCGGTAATGGTCAACCACTTTGAGGCTGGCAGGGATGAACTGTACCTCGGTACGCACAAACTCCTCACCAACTTTAACCATGGTACCTCCGCATCTCTCACAGATCTGTTCACTTTCATCGATCGTGTGGAGCACTTTGCTGCGGGGAATGTCTTTTATCAGTTTTTCCCGCTGGCCGGCACATTTCCTTTTACGCAGATATTTTTCGACCTCCACCAGATCCGGCTCATGGGCATCCGGCTCAGCACAGGATTCCATTTCATTAAAAAGAGACATCTGTCCCTCTATTTCAAGGGCAGACGTCTTCTCTGATTTTGTTCCATAAAGTTTACGGGTAAGGAAATCAACCTGCTCCCTAAGGAGCCGGACCTGCTGTTCCAGTTCTTTGATCTGCTTTTGGTACTCCTGCGCTGTATCCTGCATGGGCTGAAAACCTTCCTGTTCTGATAAATTCATTATACCATAAAACAGCAGGATTTTCCAGCATTTATAAGGAATTCCCGGGGTTTTCAGGCTTCGGGGGAACCCAGCTGCGGACCGCTTTTGGCTGCTCCGGGTTCAGGCCCTCCAGCAGCCAGCGGAGCTGCTGGTGGGAGATCTGTCTGGCTTCTTCGCCCGTCCGCGGCCATTGGAGGCGGCCGTTTTCGTAGCGCTTATAGAACAGGCAGAAGCCGTCCCCTTCATAATGGACTGCCTTGATCCGGTCCGCCCGTTTCCCGCAGAAAAGGAACAGGGAATTGCTGTAAGGGTCAAGCTGAAAGCTGTACTGGATGATATCCACCAGACCGTCCAGCTGTTTTCTCATATCTGTGTACCCGGTGCGCAGATAGATCTTTTCCACCCGGGAGAGGTCACCTAACATGATCTCACCGCTTTCAGAATGGTCTCCAGCAACTCGCGGGGCGTATCTTCAAAGAGGTCAACAGTCACCGTACCGGCACGGAGTACTGCTGCAGGAGCGGCACAGGGATCCTGCCTGCCGTGAAGGGATACCTCCGTAAATTCCGGAGCCGCATCCGGAATCAACGCAGTCTGCTCCATGACCGGCCTGCATCCATGACTCTTTCGGGGCAGTTCTTCAAGCGCCAGTTTCCGGATCTTTGCGATCCAGTAGTAATAGCTTTTTAGGGAGATATGATGTTGTTCGCACCATGCCTGGTTTGTTAGACCGGAGGCTCTGCATTGCCGGATCACGTCCAGCCAGTACTGAAGTTTTACCTGTTTATCCGGAGTTAAAGCGGAAATGTCCATTGGTATTCTCCTTTATCTGGATTTAGAGTTTTGGGAGGGAACTCTAAAAACTCTAACCCCAAGTTTACAAGAGAACGCCAAATATTTCACTACACGTTCTTATTTGACGCTTACTATCGGTCAGCAATTAAGTTCTTCTACAAAAAAGTGCTCTGGATCCTTTGGGATGATGACATAGTTCCTGCCATGAAAAGGGAACGGAACCTTCCCGCCGTCCTGAGCCGTAATGAGATAAACGCGATCATTGAGGCCACCCAAAACCTGAAGCATAAAGCTATCATTGCGACGATGTACTCTTCCGGATTACGCGTCTCAGAGGCTGTCCATCTCCATTACGATGACATTTCCCGTACCAACATGACCATCCATGTCCGTGAAACCAAAGGCAGGATTGACAGGTATACCATCCTCTCCCGGAAGAATCTTGACCTTCTTACCGAGTATTGGTACAAATGCGGCCGGCCCAGGGGGATACTTTTCCCAAGCTCCTGGACTGGTGGATACCTGGATATAACCAGTGTGAACCAGTTCTTTAAAAAAAGCGCCAGGCTTGCCGGTATTACCCGCCGTGTCTCTTCCCATGCGTGCCGACACAGTTTTGCCAGCCACCTGTTTGAAAGCGGGACCGATATCAAATATATCCAGTCCCTTCTCGGGCATGTGGATCCCCGCTCTACCGATGTCTACCTCCATGTAAGCAACAAGACCCTCCTCGGCATCCGCAGCCCGTTCGATGGTCCGCAAGGCGGTGAGGAATGAACACTGACTGCACAATCCAGGATGTTTTTAACCGTTTTTATCCTTCCTATGCATCTTCCCATGATGTTTCCCCTGCCAAGAGAAAGGCGGCTTACCACATCATGAACTGCAAGACCGGTGCTTTTGGCGTAAATGTGAGCGTCTGTGAGGATTGCGGCTGTATTTCCATCCACTATAATTCCTGCCGTGACAGATGCTGCCCTATGTGTCAGGAATTCCCGAAAGAAAAATGGGTTGACGCGCGCAGGGAGGATCTGCTGGACGCGCCATACTTCCATATGGTATTCACTGTGCCGGAAAATCTGAACCCTGTTATCTACAGCAATCAGAAACTTTTATATACAGCGCTTTACCATGCCGCGTCCGATACCCTGCGTGAACTTGCGGCTGACCCGAAATACCTTGGCGCTGACATCGGCTATATCTGCATTCTGCATACCTGGGGGAGCGCCATGAACTTCCATCCCCATATCCATGCCATTGTTCTGGGAGGCGGGCTGGATGCAGGAAATCACTGGAAAGGCAGCGGGGAGGACTTCTTCCTTCCGGTCAGGGTGGTCTCCCGGCTGTTCCGCGGAAAATATCTTGCTGAACTGAAACAGCTATGGAAAGATGGAAAACTCGAATTCCACGGTACGGCAGAGCCTTACAGGAACCATTATGCCTTACAGGAATTATTGGATACCTGTTACAAAAAAGAATGGATACCCTACTGTAAGAAGCCGTTCCATGGCGCGGAATCCGTCATCAGGTACCTTGGAAGGTACACACACCGGATTGCCATCAGCAATTATCGTATCAAATGCATGACGGATTCTATGGTCACATTTACTGCAAAAGATTATAAAAACCAGGGCCAGTGGGAGGAGATTACGGTTTCCGGTGAGGAGTTTATCCGCAGATTTCTGATGCATGTCCCGCCGAAGCGTTTTGTCCGGATACGCCACTATGGCCTGCTGTCATCCCGGAACAAGAATAAGAAGATCACCTTGTGCCGGAATCTCCTCGGCTGTAGAAAGTATATCGCAAGGCTGAAAGATCTGGATGCCCCTGCCATGATCCGGCTGCTTTACAATAAGGATATCTGCAGGTGTTCTTCCTGCGGCGGAAGGATCATTCCTTTACCGGCAGGGCAGCCTTGTACAATGCCAGAACCGCATCTTCTATGTTAAAAAAGGCAACTGAATATTTTTTAAGCTTCCTTTGGAGGCTTATTTCTGATGCCATAAACATGACACCGGACGCCGAATCTGGCTGCCATGCATCCATATGCAGTATACTTCGCTAAAAGGCTGGGGAAATTGAAAGTCCATATATAACGGCTACCCGGACGCGCCTTTGTTCAACCAGGAAAAATCGAAACTGATGCAAACGAAAGGGCAGTTATCGAAATATCAAAGCTGCTTTTTCGTTTGCACCACCTTCGATTCTTTCCTTAACGATTTGTTGATTATAGGTCCGTCTGATACAACAAAATATTTTAAGTACATAAAGCATGCGATTGAACGTTTTAATACGGGTGTTGGAAAAGAAAAAAGAATTACAATAATAGTACAAAGTCTTGATGAGCTAATCTTTGCTGAATCAGGTGGGGAACCTGACACTCTGGCTCGGAATCAGATTACTGGGAAGTTTGATATGGTGACAGCTGTTTTTTGGAAATGTTATGATTATTTGGCAATTGCGCCATATTTAAGTACCGTCGAAGTGGTTAAGCTGGCATTAAAATCGAGCAAGCAGGTATTTACATATTTTCTTGATAAAGAAGTATCTGTGTCAGAATATAATCCGGAAGACTTAAAAAAAATAATAGATTTTCAGAAACAATATCGTGAAATAGGGGGGATTTCTAAAAGAGTAAAGGATGAACATGAACTTGAAGAAGAATTTTTGACTGATTTACAGCGATTTTTTACTAAATTTGATGGGAGTCGAGAGAGCATTTCGCAGTCAAATATTATGAATAATGAATCACTGTTTTCACAGAAGGGTTTGTATTTTCTCCCATATGGGTGTATTGGGCGGGATGCTAAGATGCAAGAGCTTGAAAGGCTTTTTACTGAATGTGCGCAGCCAGTTGTTATAAAAGGTGTGGCCGGTGTTGGCAAGACTGCGTTTTGCAGTTATTATTATCACTTGCATAATGTAGACGATCATAAATTTTCGATGCCTTTTATAAATTTAGAAAACTGCGTGTCAAAAGCTGATTTTATACATTCTGTCTGCGAGGCATTACAAATCAAAGAGGCATTTATGAATCTAAATAATATCCTGGAGCAAATACATAGTGCGGAGAGGCACTACGATGCGTTCTTTTTCGATAACTGGGAGGATTTTCAGTGCAAAACTCTGGGCAGTGAAGAATTTCAGTGTGTTTATAAATTCGTTAATACACTTGCATATAATGGATATAATGTTTTGGTTTCAAGCCAGGCAAAAACACCGTCTGGATGGCGTGAGATCAGAATGGACGTTTTGGAACCAGATGATGGGAGAAAGTTGTTTACAGAGTTGTTGAAAGGGAGAGGAAAGTACATAAATCAGATGTCTGCGAGAGAAAGGGGTGCGTTTGAAACTTTGCTGGTGTGTATGGAAAACCATCCACTGACAATGGTGCTGACAGCTTCTCTAATTGAAGAACCAAATGATACAATAGAACGAATTAAGAATAAATGGAGTGAGGTGTGTGATCAATCAGAATCCAAAAGGCATCAATCAATGGAAGTTGCATTAAAAATGTCATATGATGCGGTTTCAATGACTCCAGGTGCGGTAACTCTATGGGGGTTGATTGCGGAATTGAGTGTGGATTTTCCATTTTATTTTATCGATGCTCTGAAGCAGATATTTTCGAAAACTGCATGGGATAACGCGCGAAGTGCGCTTGCAAACAGAAGTCTTGTCCAATTTTCTGAAAATGCATCAAGTTTACATATGTTGATGCCTGTGAAAGCCCAATGGGAACATTTGGCCGGGAAAAAGGAAAAAAAGAAATGCTTTGCATTGTGGGCAAGACTAATCGAACATGTAGCAATGCAATCAGATACATCCGAGCATACGCAAGATCCCGAATTAAGTAATTCCATCAGAGGTATTGTACTTGATTGTATGCGAAACTTTATGATGATCACAGAATTACTTATCCAAGATGGTCAGATTAAAGCTGCGGAGAAATGTATCAATGCTATGCAGGATTATTATGAATCACTGTCAGATAGCGCTTTTGAATTTCTTGATAACTTGCCTCTGGATAAATTTTCGTTGGTCACAAAAGGAATGGTAATTAAATGTAAGGGAGACATTTGCAGACTAGGTAGAAAAGAGGAGCCAGATATTGCGGATGGATATTACCAAGAGGCGCTTGCTTGTTTTGAGGAAAGTGGAGAGGATGTATGGCGTGCACAGGTCATGAATGTGATTGGAAAAAATATGTTCTGGAGTTTCCATGATGCGTCAACAGCTGTAGACTGGCTAAAAAAATCCGAAAAATTATCTCGTGATGTGTCGTATAGCCGAGGAATTGCTGAGGCGAAAAAGGATCAGGCGATTATATTAACGGAAGAATACAACCAATGTGATGAAGCTGATAGATGTTTGGATGAAGCTTATTCCTTGTACAAAGAGTTGGGGGATTACCGGGGAATGGCCCATACTTTGAAAAGACAGGGCGTTATTATGTGGAGGTCAGGAGATGTTCATGGCGCTGTAGTAAAATATGAAGAAGCGCTGGGATTTTATGAACGTGCACATTATATTCAGGGACAGGGAGATACTTTATCGCGTATATGCACCGGATATATTGAGCTAGGAGAAATGGTTAAGCTGCAGGAAGCCATTGCATCCAGTGAAAAACTTATGGATAAGATCCCATATCAGATGACTAAAAGCGAATTAGCAGACAGTATCAAAAAAGGTAGAAACTGGCTGCTTGGATGGGAGTTGAATCAGGATAATGAAGAAAGTGGAACTTTTAGCACCAGTTAAGGATAGCGAGTGCCTGCGGGCAGTTATTGAAAATGGGACTGACAGCGTTTACATGGGGTATCAACAGTTTAATGCCCGCATGTTTGGTAAAAATTTTAATGAATCGGAACTTCGAGAGCATATTAAATATGCACATAAAAACAATGTCAAAGTATATCTTACATTAAATACATTGATTTGGGAAGATGAAATGCGTCTGGCGTTACAGATGGCGATTCAGGCGGTAAAAGACCGTATAGATGGGATTTTAGTACAGGACATAGGACTGGCTGCGGAGATTCAGAAAAACATTTCCAATGCTAATTTGCATGCCAGTACGCAAATGTCCGTGTCCAACCATTATGGCGTCCAAGTATTACATGAAATGGGATTTCGAAGGGTAGTCTTGGCTCGTGAATTAAATTATAAGGAGATTACTGCAATTAAGCAAGTGTGTCTTGACGGTCATGATATGAACCAGATGGAAATAGAAGCGTTTATACACGGAGGACTTTGCATTGCTTATTCCGGACAGTGCTTTTCCTCATCCTATTGTTTTGGCTCATCTGCGAACAGAGGCAAGTGTCTGATGACCTGTTGGAAAGGATACGAACTTAAATTGGGTGAGAAAGTCTTAGAAAGAGGAAGTTTGCTAAGACCACGAGATTTGGAGGGGCTGTATGGACTAAAGTATCTCATGGAAGGTGGCATTGACTGCCTTAAGATTCAAGGAAGACTCCGAAACAGCGATTATATCGGTGAAATAGTAAACGTTTATCGACACGCCATTGATGATGTTTTTGAAAACCGTGAAAATGAAAACAGGGAAAAAATTTATAACAAGCGATTATGGGACGTCAGTCCAAGAGGCTTGACAGGAGGGAATTTATTGCCGGAATCTGACAAAAATCTAATTATGGATGCTGGTGTTGATATTTTGATTGATAAAGGCAAAAAAATGGACAGCAGAAAGGTTTCTGGCACACCACAAAATAAAAAAACAGCTGTTTTTCTGAGAGATATTACATTTGGTAAGGACTATTCTCTGCTCCGGGAGGATATCGATTGGATATATATAAAATATGAAAGCTTTTTGCAAGATGAATTGAAAAATATGATTCATGAATTGTGCGGACGGTATCGTATCTGCATTTATATGCCACCAATGATTTATGAAAGAAACTGTGAAATGGTATACGCTAGAGTGGATTGCATTGTGAAAGATTATGCCATAAAGGGCATTGTTTTATCAAATGTGAGCGATCTTATGCTGATAAAAAGATATGGGGAAAAGAACTTAGAGTATATATCCGGGAATCACCTGCATATTTATAATCATTTTACTGCAGATAGGTTGATGGAGTTGGGTGTCGGTATAGGTACATATTCATTGGAGTTGCCATTTAATGGTTGTGCTGCTTTGAAAGAGAATACAAACCTCCCCATGCAACAGATTGTCTTTGGACACCCAGATTTGATGCATATGAAGTATTGTCTGCTTTCTCATAGTAATGAATGCATTAATTGTGGTCGATGTAGTGATAAGAAATATAGAAATATAGAATTAAAGGGAGAGGCTGAATTTCTTGTGAAATTTGATAAACTTCAAACTGAAACTGTACTATACAGTAAAAAAACTTATTCTGCAGATACAACTCGTGTTATAGGAGATTCCTTGCGAGTTGATTTTTTGAATGAATCAGTTACAGAGATGAATGCGATTATAGGCGATATCAAATGTGGCTGTTTTTATACAGGCGGAGAATACACAAATGAAATTCTAAAAGGAGAATAATAAAATGAGCGCGTTAAGCCAGATGGATAATTTTGTCCCACCGAAATGGATTAAACATAAAATACTCACTATTTGGAATTTGCGTGATGAGAATGACTTAAAATCTACGATACATCGATACAGTATCAATGAATATGAGAAGTGTCTTCAAAAAATTGATGAAGAACTGAGGTCTTCTGGTGGGAACTTCGTATATATTATTAAATTGGTATACAGAAACTCTGTTTATAAACTTCCGAATTTCCTGATTCATAGTCGAGAGGATCTTCTGACATGTAGAGATAAACTGAAAGATGTAAAAAAGGAGCAGTTTATAGAAATCTGGTATTGTAAAAATATAACGCTGAAAGAAACAATATTTGGAAGAGTGCTGTTTTCTCTGGATGAATTATTTCCGAGAATAGTGAAACGAAAAATGGAAATTGTATGGGGAAATTCAGCTCGACTGATAGAGCAATATCCAAATTTGGAGTGTGCATTTGCTTCAGTGGAGATTGATGGATGGGAAAAGAATTTTCGAATTGTTGATGTCATTCAAGCAGACAAGTCTAAAGCTGAGATTCAAGAAGCAGTTGTTATGTTATTAGATTTGTTGATCATTTATCAGAGAAGAATTATTGATTTTGGAAAATTTGTAAATGAATGTGGGTGTTCATCGTTATGTATTGAATTTTTGTGTGAAAATGACAGAAAATTTACAATCATCGATTGGGACTGCGATAATGATATGAAAGTTATAAATAGAATCTCCCGTGGAGCAGGTACGATTGCTGAACTGTTTGTTGTAAAATAAACAGCTGAACATAATTTAAGATGAGTTTTGTGGAGATAACTCGTGGTCTTAATCTATAGTAGTTTAAGTAGTCGAAGTAGGTATTTTTCACATGGACTACATGTAGTCAATGTAAAAATACCGTAGTTTCGGGGCTTTGAGCCCCGTGACCACGAGTTTTGAAAAGGAGGTGCGAAATATGTGCTGTAATTGCTTTTTTTGTGGCGATGGACGATTCTCTGTGAACAAAAAAATAGGCTTAAATGGAACAAATTGGACTGTATATGAAGACGAAAATGTGTTTATAACCCCAGATATCTCACCGG is a window of Enterocloster clostridioformis DNA encoding:
- a CDS encoding peptidase U32 family protein, with protein sequence MKKVELLAPVKDSECLRAVIENGTDSVYMGYQQFNARMFGKNFNESELREHIKYAHKNNVKVYLTLNTLIWEDEMRLALQMAIQAVKDRIDGILVQDIGLAAEIQKNISNANLHASTQMSVSNHYGVQVLHEMGFRRVVLARELNYKEITAIKQVCLDGHDMNQMEIEAFIHGGLCIAYSGQCFSSSYCFGSSANRGKCLMTCWKGYELKLGEKVLERGSLLRPRDLEGLYGLKYLMEGGIDCLKIQGRLRNSDYIGEIVNVYRHAIDDVFENRENENREKIYNKRLWDVSPRGLTGGNLLPESDKNLIMDAGVDILIDKGKKMDSRKVSGTPQNKKTAVFLRDITFGKDYSLLREDIDWIYIKYESFLQDELKNMIHELCGRYRICIYMPPMIYERNCEMVYARVDCIVKDYAIKGIVLSNVSDLMLIKRYGEKNLEYISGNHLHIYNHFTADRLMELGVGIGTYSLELPFNGCAALKENTNLPMQQIVFGHPDLMHMKYCLLSHSNECINCGRCSDKKYRNIELKGEAEFLVKFDKLQTETVLYSKKTYSADTTRVIGDSLRVDFLNESVTEMNAIIGDIKCGCFYTGGEYTNEILKGE
- the tnpC gene encoding IS66 family transposase, which gives rise to MQDTAQEYQKQIKELEQQVRLLREQVDFLTRKLYGTKSEKTSALEIEGQMSLFNEMESCAEPDAHEPDLVEVEKYLRKRKCAGQREKLIKDIPRSKVLHTIDESEQICERCGGTMVKVGEEFVRTEVQFIPASLKVVDHYRETYECRACRKNGTPYMEKSPVPHPPVMHSLASASTIAWLVHQKFELGIPLYRQEKEWEAMGLSLSRATMSNWLLAVCRDWLSHVVSHLRRELLKQGYLHIDETHVQVLKEPGRKNTSDSYMWVYCSTRDSKRPVRYFEYQPGRGGKYPETFLKGYTGYIHTDAYSGYNGVKGVTRCLCYTHLRRAFVDALPKDIHGPEASKPAEAVIRLNKLFEIEKELDGLPPEQKKKERLDREKPLLEAFWSWAEISSAGELPKSKLHTAFQYALNNRQEFFNYLGDGNCSISNSLAENCIRPFVIGRKNWLFAGSPKGAAASAGIYTLVETAKANGLDAMKYIKYILADMPGSRFLENPEYLDDYLPWDPMVQERCR
- the tnpA gene encoding IS66 family insertion sequence element accessory protein TnpA, with protein sequence MDISALTPDKQVKLQYWLDVIRQCRASGLTNQAWCEQHHISLKSYYYWIAKIRKLALEELPRKSHGCRPVMEQTALIPDAAPEFTEVSLHGRQDPCAAPAAVLRAGTVTVDLFEDTPRELLETILKAVRSC
- a CDS encoding phage integrase N-terminal SAM-like domain-containing protein — protein: MYDDIFESIRYEAEKRNLRESTINLYCANVNYFLRCIGKTASELTLDDAESFLSAKRLEGRSPETHNHYRS
- a CDS encoding IS91 family transposase, whose product is MNTDCTIQDVFNRFYPSYASSHDVSPAKRKAAYHIMNCKTGAFGVNVSVCEDCGCISIHYNSCRDRCCPMCQEFPKEKWVDARREDLLDAPYFHMVFTVPENLNPVIYSNQKLLYTALYHAASDTLRELAADPKYLGADIGYICILHTWGSAMNFHPHIHAIVLGGGLDAGNHWKGSGEDFFLPVRVVSRLFRGKYLAELKQLWKDGKLEFHGTAEPYRNHYALQELLDTCYKKEWIPYCKKPFHGAESVIRYLGRYTHRIAISNYRIKCMTDSMVTFTAKDYKNQGQWEEITVSGEEFIRRFLMHVPPKRFVRIRHYGLLSSRNKNKKITLCRNLLGCRKYIARLKDLDAPAMIRLLYNKDICRCSSCGGRIIPLPAGQPCTMPEPHLLC
- a CDS encoding tetratricopeptide repeat protein, with protein sequence MQTKGQLSKYQSCFFVCTTFDSFLNDLLIIGPSDTTKYFKYIKHAIERFNTGVGKEKRITIIVQSLDELIFAESGGEPDTLARNQITGKFDMVTAVFWKCYDYLAIAPYLSTVEVVKLALKSSKQVFTYFLDKEVSVSEYNPEDLKKIIDFQKQYREIGGISKRVKDEHELEEEFLTDLQRFFTKFDGSRESISQSNIMNNESLFSQKGLYFLPYGCIGRDAKMQELERLFTECAQPVVIKGVAGVGKTAFCSYYYHLHNVDDHKFSMPFINLENCVSKADFIHSVCEALQIKEAFMNLNNILEQIHSAERHYDAFFFDNWEDFQCKTLGSEEFQCVYKFVNTLAYNGYNVLVSSQAKTPSGWREIRMDVLEPDDGRKLFTELLKGRGKYINQMSARERGAFETLLVCMENHPLTMVLTASLIEEPNDTIERIKNKWSEVCDQSESKRHQSMEVALKMSYDAVSMTPGAVTLWGLIAELSVDFPFYFIDALKQIFSKTAWDNARSALANRSLVQFSENASSLHMLMPVKAQWEHLAGKKEKKKCFALWARLIEHVAMQSDTSEHTQDPELSNSIRGIVLDCMRNFMMITELLIQDGQIKAAEKCINAMQDYYESLSDSAFEFLDNLPLDKFSLVTKGMVIKCKGDICRLGRKEEPDIADGYYQEALACFEESGEDVWRAQVMNVIGKNMFWSFHDASTAVDWLKKSEKLSRDVSYSRGIAEAKKDQAIILTEEYNQCDEADRCLDEAYSLYKELGDYRGMAHTLKRQGVIMWRSGDVHGAVVKYEEALGFYERAHYIQGQGDTLSRICTGYIELGEMVKLQEAIASSEKLMDKIPYQMTKSELADSIKKGRNWLLGWELNQDNEESGTFSTS
- the tnpB gene encoding IS66 family insertion sequence element accessory protein TnpB (TnpB, as the term is used for proteins encoded by IS66 family insertion elements, is considered an accessory protein, since TnpC, encoded by a neighboring gene, is a DDE family transposase.), with the translated sequence MEKIYLRTGYTDMRKQLDGLVDIIQYSFQLDPYSNSLFLFCGKRADRIKAVHYEGDGFCLFYKRYENGRLQWPRTGEEARQISHQQLRWLLEGLNPEQPKAVRSWVPPKPENPGNSL